In Gimesia panareensis, the genomic window ACCCAGCGATCTGCCATCGAACCCAACCAGGCGGGCGGACACACAGGTCACGCCCCTACGATTTGATGCCACCACAACGGAAGGGGTAGGCCCGAATGTAATTCGGGCCGAGCGCAAAGCGAGCAGGAAACGGGCAGTGGGCTTCGCAAAAAAAACACACAACTGCGCTGCTGACTCATCTGGAAAGCACTTTATCGGTATCAGATCCGCGTCCTCACTTTTTTCTTTCTGAAAGATTTTCGAAAACAGATAGACAAACGATTTGCGAACTGGTTTCCTTACCCCAGACCAATAACCTTCTTGATACAGGGAAGCGCGGGAACATGCCGTCAGGAAAACAGCCGTGGATACTATTTGCAATCGCAATCACCATACTGACAGGGGCAGCAGACGCAGCTGAACCGGAGCAATCCACCCCTCGGGCGATCTCAGAACGCGAATTTCTGACACAATACAAGGCCGCGGTTGCCAGACTGAAAAATCGCTTGCAGAACGTCCAATGCCGCGTGGAATGCCGCAAACAGTATCACTTCTACAAAGACGACTCTCTCTCAAAAGATTACCGCATTTCCTCACACCTGCTGGTAAAGGGAGACTCGACTGTCATCATCGAGAAATACGCCACTGAGACTCTCTTCGGAGGGACCGAGCGGGATCTCGTATCTTGCACGACTCCCGACTACGCTTTCTATCTCAGTAGAACAGATTCAGACAATCCGTTTCTGTTAAACCTGATCGTGCATGAGCCCAATCAGATTAAAGCCAGGCGGCCGACTGACGCACTGGACATGTTCCTGACGGGAGGCAATCTGATATTCCTCGATCCCTTTCGCTTGCCGGTCGAAGCGGGACGCTTCCGTATCGTCCGGATGAAACGGATTCCACCTCAAGCTGAGAATTCGTCTGATTTGGTCTCGTTGGACTTTATTTTGAACGATGATGCCGCTCTGTTTAAAGAAGGACACGCGCTGTTCTCACCAGATTTGAACTGGGCCGTATTGAAATACGAGTATCGCAGTGCTCCGAAAGACGGTACTTACACCGTTTATTCCGGCAGGAACTCATTCACTCCGCTGCAAAAAAATGGCATACCGATGCTGGTACAAGGCGAACACAATGTTGTACAGATGACCAGAAATCAAAAACAATTCGATTTTTCCTTTTCCGTACAACTCACCGACTTTTCATTCGGCACCGTGAATGATGCCGTCTTCCGCTTATCAAACTTCGGTTTATCAGACACCCCACTCGCGAAACCCTCCACTACCACGAACCAGCAGTTCGGAGTTTCCCCCTGTCAATTTAATAAAATTCCCGCCAACGAAACAGCGCGGCAGAAGATCACCATTCAGAACACGTCCAGCCTGCCGCTGCAGTTGCTCGGAGCAGGAATACCCTGTACGTCCAACGGATGTGCGTCAGTCGAAGGACTCCCCCTGCGCATCCCTGCAGGTCAGCAAGGTAGTTTTACCGTCATGTTCAAAGCCACTAACTCGGGAAAATTCAACACAGAAATCGAGCTCTATACCGACCAGCCGGGGCAGACGAAGATCAAAATCCCACTCCGCGGAACGGTGAGAGAGAACACGAAAGTACAACAAGGGAAGTGACCAACTTCAGATCCGCGTCCACTATTTCCTCTTTCTGAATGATTTTCGAAAATCAGATAAACAAACCATCCCTGAACTGGTCTCCTACCTTCAGACTGAAATTCTTCTTGATATCAGGAACGCGGGAACATGCCGTCAGGAATACAGCCGTGGACACTTTTTGTAATCGCAATCGCCATACTGACAGGGGCAGTAGACGCAGCTGAACCGCAACAACCTGCCCCCCGGTCGATCTCAGAACGCGAATTCCGTGCTGCCTACACCGTGGCGATGAAAAAGTTTAAAGCCGCTTACCAGAACATCCAGTGTAAGGCCCGGTGCCGCTACGCATTGGATGATCCCAATGATCTGACCCGTAAGACACGTTATGACTTTGCCGCACATCTGCTCATGAAAGGGGACTCTGCAGTTACCATTCAGAATTACGCGAAAGAGACGCCGCGGGGAGGGACCGATAACAGTCAGGTGGCCTGCGCTACTTCGCATTACGTGTTTGAGCTCCA contains:
- a CDS encoding DUF1573 domain-containing protein; its protein translation is MPSGKQPWILFAIAITILTGAADAAEPEQSTPRAISEREFLTQYKAAVARLKNRLQNVQCRVECRKQYHFYKDDSLSKDYRISSHLLVKGDSTVIIEKYATETLFGGTERDLVSCTTPDYAFYLSRTDSDNPFLLNLIVHEPNQIKARRPTDALDMFLTGGNLIFLDPFRLPVEAGRFRIVRMKRIPPQAENSSDLVSLDFILNDDAALFKEGHALFSPDLNWAVLKYEYRSAPKDGTYTVYSGRNSFTPLQKNGIPMLVQGEHNVVQMTRNQKQFDFSFSVQLTDFSFGTVNDAVFRLSNFGLSDTPLAKPSTTTNQQFGVSPCQFNKIPANETARQKITIQNTSSLPLQLLGAGIPCTSNGCASVEGLPLRIPAGQQGSFTVMFKATNSGKFNTEIELYTDQPGQTKIKIPLRGTVRENTKVQQGK